From Bacillus pumilus, one genomic window encodes:
- the resB gene encoding cytochrome c biogenesis protein ResB, giving the protein MKEVKCECGHINPIGTVLCESCGNPIAAIEKNSSKLLDMRYDGSARRSQTYNKTIVDKVWNFFSSVKVGVWLIIITLLASSLGTIFPQERFIPPGASASTYYEEQYGSFGKLYYILGFHDLYNSWWFLALVASIGISLVICSLDRVIPLYRALKNQGVIKKEGFMRRQRLFSETDKTLDQHTYEGIIRAMKQKRYRVREENGHILAEKGRFSRWGPYVNHIGLIIFLIGSMLRFVPGMYVDETLWVREGETAPIPGTDGQYFLKNNAFSIDRYETGNEKEVFENAIERAGDGQVVKSYKTDATLYKREGEVVFGEKPKLKQVTEHDIKVNEPLKFDHFSLYQVDFKQNELDQMVFQLIRKDTEKSFGTVKINLLEPKSEYDLGSGYKVKVMSYLPDFYFDDDGTPSTKTRNPNNPAFVFEMISPEKPKGEKSFVAIQETVEGSDNNIYKMKFDRVETKNVTGLTVRKDLTLGVLIVGGIIFMIGVVQGMYWQHRRIWLSAKDGKVFVAGHTNKNWFGLKSDLNVLLSDSGIKQPVDQKELPDTTSISKSKGEGLDGSSQ; this is encoded by the coding sequence ATGAAAGAGGTAAAGTGCGAGTGTGGACATATTAATCCAATCGGTACTGTTTTATGTGAATCATGCGGGAATCCAATTGCAGCTATAGAGAAAAACTCTTCAAAGCTGCTTGATATGAGATATGACGGCAGTGCAAGACGCTCGCAAACATACAACAAAACGATTGTGGATAAAGTATGGAACTTTTTTTCTTCCGTTAAAGTGGGTGTGTGGCTGATAATTATTACACTGCTTGCTTCCTCACTAGGAACCATTTTTCCGCAGGAGCGGTTTATTCCGCCAGGTGCATCTGCTTCCACCTATTATGAAGAGCAATATGGGTCGTTTGGTAAACTGTATTACATACTTGGATTCCATGATCTTTATAATTCTTGGTGGTTTTTAGCTTTAGTCGCATCAATCGGAATCTCCCTTGTCATTTGCAGTCTCGACCGGGTCATTCCTCTTTATCGGGCACTTAAAAACCAAGGGGTTATCAAAAAAGAAGGCTTTATGAGAAGACAGCGTCTGTTCAGTGAAACAGACAAAACGTTAGATCAGCATACATATGAAGGCATCATAAGAGCAATGAAACAAAAGCGTTACCGCGTGCGAGAAGAAAACGGACATATTTTAGCTGAAAAAGGCCGCTTTTCACGCTGGGGGCCTTACGTCAATCACATTGGATTAATCATCTTTCTCATTGGATCGATGCTCCGATTTGTCCCAGGCATGTACGTGGATGAAACGCTCTGGGTCAGAGAAGGTGAAACGGCCCCAATCCCAGGCACAGATGGTCAATACTTCTTGAAAAATAATGCGTTTTCAATTGACCGCTATGAAACTGGAAATGAAAAAGAAGTGTTTGAGAATGCGATTGAAAGAGCTGGCGACGGTCAAGTGGTGAAAAGTTATAAAACCGATGCCACTTTATACAAACGTGAAGGGGAAGTTGTGTTTGGTGAAAAGCCCAAGCTGAAGCAGGTAACAGAACACGATATCAAAGTGAACGAACCGCTCAAGTTTGATCATTTCTCATTATATCAAGTGGATTTTAAACAAAATGAACTCGATCAAATGGTCTTTCAACTGATTCGTAAAGATACAGAAAAATCTTTCGGAACAGTGAAGATTAATCTGCTGGAGCCTAAGTCAGAATATGATCTTGGTAGCGGTTACAAAGTCAAAGTGATGAGCTATCTCCCTGATTTTTATTTTGACGATGATGGAACGCCGAGTACGAAAACAAGGAATCCAAATAATCCTGCTTTCGTGTTTGAAATGATTTCTCCTGAAAAGCCTAAAGGTGAAAAAAGCTTTGTGGCGATTCAAGAGACAGTAGAAGGCTCTGATAACAACATATATAAAATGAAGTTTGATCGAGTGGAAACGAAAAACGTCACGGGATTGACGGTTAGAAAAGATTTAACTCTCGGGGTGCTCATCGTAGGCGGGATTATCTTCATGATTGGTGTCGTGCAGGGGATGTATTGGCAGCATAGAAGAATTTGGCTGTCTGCAAAGGATGGAAAAGTATTTGTGGCAGGACACACAAACAAAAACTGGTTCGGCTTAAAGTCTGATCTCAACGTGTTACTAAGTGACAGTGGCATCAAACAGCCAGTTGATCAAAAAGAACTGCCTGATACAACAAGTATCAGCAAAAGCAAGGGGGAAGGATTAGATGGCAGCAGTCAGTGA
- the resA gene encoding thiol-disulfide oxidoreductase ResA has translation MKKRRFFIRTGILLVMLAALCYTMYNSVFAKQDQVKEGSIAPNFVLQSVDGERIELKELKGKGVFLNFWGTWCGPCKQEFPYMANQYEVFKDRGVEIVAVNVGESNIAVKNFMESYGVNFPVAMDKDRQVTEAYDITPLPTTFLINPEGKVIKVIKGTMTERNVYEYMNLIKPKGS, from the coding sequence ATGAAGAAAAGACGGTTTTTCATACGGACGGGCATTCTCCTCGTGATGCTTGCTGCACTTTGTTATACGATGTATAACTCAGTATTTGCCAAACAGGATCAAGTCAAAGAAGGATCTATTGCGCCAAACTTTGTCCTTCAATCAGTGGATGGGGAACGGATTGAATTAAAGGAATTAAAAGGCAAAGGCGTCTTCCTTAATTTTTGGGGGACCTGGTGTGGTCCGTGTAAACAAGAATTTCCTTACATGGCAAATCAATATGAAGTATTCAAGGATCGCGGTGTGGAAATTGTTGCAGTCAATGTTGGGGAATCCAATATTGCCGTGAAAAATTTTATGGAATCCTATGGCGTGAATTTTCCTGTTGCGATGGACAAAGATCGTCAAGTGACAGAGGCATATGATATTACGCCGCTGCCAACCACATTTTTAATTAATCCTGAAGGCAAGGTAATCAAAGTCATAAAGGGAACCATGACAGAACGTAATGTCTATGAATATATGAATTTGATTAAACCAAAGGGGTCATAG
- the rluB gene encoding 23S rRNA pseudouridine(2605) synthase RluB has translation MERLQKVIAHAGVASRRKAEELIKEGRVTVNGQTVTELGVKVGSSDKIEVNGLKLEREEPVYFMLYKPRGVISAAEDDKGRKVVTDFFDDVPQRLYPIGRLDYDTSGLILITNDGEFAHKLMHPKYEIDKTYAAKLKGIPSKELLRKLEKGIMLDHKKTARARAKMLSIDKRKQTSIVQLTIHEGRNRQVRRMFEAIGHDVLKLKREQYAFLHIEGMRPGDRRELSPHEVKRLRAIADHGKSAF, from the coding sequence ATGGAACGTTTACAGAAAGTAATTGCACATGCCGGCGTCGCTTCTAGACGAAAGGCAGAAGAATTAATTAAAGAAGGACGAGTTACCGTTAATGGCCAGACAGTGACAGAGCTCGGAGTAAAAGTGGGCTCTTCAGATAAAATTGAAGTCAACGGATTAAAGCTTGAAAGAGAAGAACCGGTTTACTTTATGCTTTATAAACCGCGCGGCGTCATTTCAGCTGCTGAGGATGATAAAGGACGTAAGGTCGTCACAGATTTCTTTGATGACGTCCCGCAGCGCCTTTATCCAATCGGCCGCTTAGATTATGATACGAGCGGTTTGATTTTAATTACAAATGACGGGGAATTTGCCCATAAGCTCATGCATCCGAAATATGAAATTGATAAAACGTATGCAGCGAAGCTAAAAGGCATCCCATCAAAGGAATTGCTTAGAAAGCTAGAAAAAGGGATCATGTTAGATCATAAAAAGACAGCACGTGCTCGTGCCAAAATGCTTTCTATCGATAAACGAAAGCAGACATCTATCGTTCAATTAACCATTCATGAAGGCAGAAACAGACAAGTGCGCCGCATGTTTGAAGCGATCGGTCATGATGTGTTAAAGCTAAAAAGAGAGCAATATGCGTTCCTTCATATTGAAGGCATGAGACCGGGAGACCGCAGAGAATTGTCTCCGCATGAAGTCAAGCGCCTGAGAGCGATTGCAGATCATGGGAAAAGCGCTTTTTAA
- a CDS encoding spore maturation protein yields MSLINWLSLALIPLIIAGILIAGTIKKVPTYETFVEGGKEGIQIAFSIIPYLVGMLVAITIFRASGALDFVMGLLKPVFTAIGFPAEVVPLAFIRPISGTAALGMTSDLIATYGPDSFIGQLAAVMQGSTDTTLYILTVYFGAVGIKKMGDALKVGLLADLIGIIASVIIVSLLFSGA; encoded by the coding sequence GTGTCATTAATTAACTGGCTGTCACTTGCTTTGATCCCACTGATCATCGCAGGAATTTTAATTGCGGGAACCATTAAAAAGGTACCGACCTATGAAACATTTGTCGAGGGCGGGAAAGAGGGCATTCAAATTGCCTTTTCAATCATTCCTTATTTAGTCGGCATGCTTGTAGCCATTACGATATTCCGTGCGTCTGGTGCGCTTGACTTTGTCATGGGACTGTTAAAACCCGTGTTTACAGCGATCGGCTTCCCGGCAGAAGTGGTGCCGCTTGCGTTTATTCGTCCGATATCTGGCACGGCCGCACTCGGGATGACATCAGACCTCATTGCGACATATGGACCAGATTCTTTTATCGGACAGCTCGCAGCTGTCATGCAAGGGTCAACTGACACCACTCTATACATTTTAACGGTCTATTTTGGAGCAGTCGGTATTAAAAAGATGGGGGATGCGCTGAAAGTAGGACTGTTAGCGGACCTCATTGGAATCATTGCATCTGTCATCATCGTCAGTTTGTTATTTAGCGGCGCCTAA
- a CDS encoding nucleoside recognition domain-containing protein → MVNLIWVFLTVIGLVYAMFNGTMEEVNEAVFKGSKEAVTISIGLISVLVFWLGLMKIAEEAGLLNFFSKLCRPFISKLFPDIPPNHPAMGYILSNLMANFFGLGNAATPLGIKAMEQMKALNGGKNEASRSMITFLAVNTSSITLVPTTVIAIRMTYGADQPTDIVGPTILATLISGIGAILIDRYFHYRRSRRG, encoded by the coding sequence ATGGTCAATCTAATTTGGGTATTCCTCACTGTCATCGGTCTTGTGTATGCGATGTTCAACGGAACGATGGAGGAAGTAAACGAAGCTGTATTTAAGGGCTCAAAAGAAGCAGTTACGATTTCAATTGGTCTGATTAGTGTCCTCGTTTTTTGGCTCGGACTGATGAAGATTGCAGAAGAGGCAGGTTTGTTAAATTTCTTTAGTAAATTGTGTCGTCCCTTTATTTCAAAGCTATTTCCGGATATTCCGCCTAACCATCCCGCAATGGGATATATTTTGTCCAACCTTATGGCGAATTTCTTTGGTCTCGGGAATGCCGCAACACCGCTTGGGATTAAGGCAATGGAGCAGATGAAAGCATTAAACGGCGGAAAAAATGAAGCAAGCCGGTCCATGATTACATTTTTAGCGGTCAACACATCCTCTATTACACTTGTGCCAACAACCGTCATTGCGATTAGAATGACCTATGGTGCAGATCAGCCAACAGACATTGTAGGCCCAACCATTTTGGCAACACTCATTTCAGGAATCGGTGCAATTCTCATTGATCGCTATTTCCACTATCGCAGAAGCAGGCGGGGGTGA
- a CDS encoding D-alanyl-D-alanine carboxypeptidase family protein produces MPYLKIGTAVLLLFTLLLPFSSHAKADISLSVSARSAILIDGQSGRVLFGKDEHEKRRIASITKIMTAVLAIESGKMKDTVKVSKRAIQAEGSSLYLKEGQKVSLEDLTYGLMLRSGNDAAVAIAEHVGGSLEGFIFMMNQKASELGMENTNFQNPHGLDDHKHHYSSAYDMAILTKYAMEHKQYQKIAGTTFYKAKTMEGYWKNKNKLLTGLYQYSTGGKTGYTKLAKRTLVSTAAKGDAALIAVTINAPDDWKDHISMFEYAFDHYKTYVLAEKGRLASLKGTFYEKKAFIKRDVDYFLNEDEKKLVEIETEMLTPQKKWEKNAEAIPDVVGKMTFLLDGQVIEQVPIFYENKRNRMPQKSFQEMFKSVFQTSIGGSSWSI; encoded by the coding sequence ATGCCCTATTTAAAAATTGGAACAGCAGTCCTTCTTCTATTTACACTCTTACTGCCTTTTTCCTCACATGCCAAAGCAGACATATCATTATCTGTGAGTGCAAGAAGCGCCATTTTAATAGATGGACAGTCAGGCAGAGTCCTATTTGGAAAGGACGAGCATGAAAAAAGGAGAATCGCCAGTATTACGAAAATTATGACGGCGGTATTAGCCATTGAATCAGGAAAAATGAAAGACACCGTCAAGGTATCAAAACGCGCGATTCAAGCAGAGGGCTCATCGCTCTATTTAAAAGAAGGGCAGAAGGTGAGCTTAGAAGACTTGACGTACGGGCTTATGCTGCGTTCTGGAAATGATGCAGCTGTTGCCATTGCAGAGCATGTGGGCGGCAGCTTAGAAGGATTTATTTTTATGATGAATCAAAAAGCGTCTGAACTAGGAATGGAGAATACAAATTTTCAAAATCCGCATGGACTCGATGATCATAAACATCATTATTCATCAGCCTATGACATGGCCATCTTAACAAAATACGCCATGGAGCATAAACAATATCAAAAAATTGCGGGCACGACTTTCTATAAAGCGAAAACGATGGAAGGCTATTGGAAAAATAAAAACAAGCTCCTCACTGGTTTATATCAATATTCAACTGGGGGGAAAACGGGATATACGAAGCTTGCAAAACGCACACTTGTCTCTACAGCTGCAAAAGGGGATGCGGCGCTGATCGCTGTGACCATTAATGCCCCAGATGACTGGAAGGATCATATCTCTATGTTTGAATATGCATTTGATCACTATAAAACGTACGTACTTGCTGAAAAAGGAAGACTCGCTTCGTTAAAAGGAACCTTTTACGAAAAAAAAGCATTTATCAAGCGTGATGTGGACTATTTTTTAAATGAAGATGAGAAAAAGCTAGTGGAAATTGAAACGGAAATGCTTACCCCTCAAAAGAAGTGGGAAAAAAACGCCGAAGCCATCCCGGATGTTGTAGGGAAAATGACATTTTTATTAGATGGCCAGGTGATCGAGCAAGTGCCGATTTTTTATGAAAATAAACGAAATCGAATGCCTCAAAAAAGCTTTCAAGAAATGTTTAAGTCTGTCTTTCAGACATCTATAGGCGGATCTTCATGGTCAATCTAA
- a CDS encoding YpuI family protein has product MAHMNVKAQVDQAGVFLSKVATEMNGFLNEATLSSMKRLNPEAEAYYCDILNTLRKLAVYSEDAAAVCRKISQQQTFPQQAAQQTLHRIYHQCIEEFFTPKKDTWYEDSRSAYTGKGSIVFHHEVSADMKRLFSSLENDFLAMREELEYTTSHQQMKMV; this is encoded by the coding sequence ATGGCACATATGAATGTAAAGGCTCAAGTTGATCAAGCAGGCGTCTTTTTATCAAAGGTTGCAACTGAAATGAATGGTTTTCTGAATGAAGCTACCTTATCAAGCATGAAACGATTAAACCCTGAAGCGGAAGCCTATTATTGTGACATATTGAATACATTACGGAAGCTTGCAGTGTACAGCGAGGATGCAGCGGCAGTTTGCAGGAAAATCAGCCAGCAGCAGACATTCCCGCAGCAAGCCGCGCAGCAAACGCTTCACCGTATTTATCATCAATGTATTGAAGAGTTTTTCACGCCGAAAAAGGATACATGGTATGAAGACAGCCGTTCCGCGTATACAGGAAAGGGCAGCATTGTTTTCCACCATGAAGTATCCGCTGATATGAAACGATTATTTTCTTCATTAGAAAACGATTTTTTAGCGATGAGAGAAGAGCTAGAATATACGACATCTCATCAGCAAATGAAAATGGTATAG
- the scpB gene encoding SMC-Scp complex subunit ScpB gives MTLDIVNWKAIIEALLYAAGDEGLTKKQLMSVLEVEEAALLDMMSAVKEEYQKQERGIELIEYADSYMLLTKKEYSIYLKKLVETPSKGLSQAALEVLAIVSYKQPITRSEVEEIRGVKSERVLHSLVAKALLCEVGRAEGPGRAILYGTTPTFLEQFGLKALDELPPLPENVEADGVQEEADLFFENFNQTFEEIK, from the coding sequence ATGACGCTTGATATCGTGAATTGGAAAGCCATCATAGAAGCGCTGCTTTATGCAGCAGGTGACGAAGGCTTAACAAAAAAACAGCTCATGTCTGTTCTTGAAGTAGAAGAGGCAGCGTTACTCGACATGATGTCTGCCGTAAAGGAAGAATATCAAAAACAAGAACGAGGAATTGAGCTCATTGAATATGCAGATTCTTATATGCTGCTGACGAAAAAAGAATACAGCATTTATTTGAAAAAATTAGTCGAGACCCCATCCAAAGGTTTGTCACAGGCAGCGCTTGAAGTACTCGCAATCGTTTCTTATAAACAGCCGATCACACGCAGTGAGGTAGAAGAAATTAGAGGAGTCAAATCAGAGCGGGTGCTTCATAGTTTAGTAGCCAAAGCGCTGCTCTGTGAAGTTGGACGTGCCGAGGGCCCTGGGCGAGCAATTCTTTATGGGACAACACCTACTTTTTTAGAGCAGTTTGGCTTAAAGGCATTGGATGAATTACCGCCGCTGCCAGAGAATGTGGAAGCAGATGGTGTACAAGAAGAGGCTGATCTATTTTTTGAAAACTTCAATCAAACATTCGAAGAGATAAAATAG
- a CDS encoding segregation/condensation protein A produces the protein MLEYQVKIDSFEGPLDLLLHLINRLEIDIYDIPVAKITEQYLLYVHTMRELELDVASEYLVMAATLLSIKSRMLLPKQEEELFDEDLLEEEEDPREELIGKLIEYRKYKNAAQELKEREEERQNAFTKPPSDLSEFAKESEVKDTNLHVTVYDMLGAFQKVLNRKKITKPAPSKITRQEIPIEDKMNEIMNHLRKTKKRTNFMTLFQHDQKEHLVVTFLAVLELMKSHQIMLEQEGNFEDIYIIGSETIHDA, from the coding sequence ATGCTGGAATATCAGGTGAAAATAGATTCGTTTGAAGGTCCTTTGGACTTACTTTTACATTTAATCAACCGGTTGGAAATCGATATTTATGATATTCCCGTTGCTAAAATTACGGAGCAGTATTTATTATATGTCCACACAATGAGGGAGCTTGAACTTGATGTGGCAAGTGAATATTTGGTGATGGCTGCAACCCTCCTGAGTATTAAAAGCAGAATGCTCCTTCCCAAACAAGAGGAAGAGCTATTTGATGAAGACCTGCTCGAAGAGGAAGAGGACCCTCGAGAAGAGCTGATTGGCAAATTGATTGAATACCGCAAGTATAAAAATGCAGCACAAGAACTAAAGGAACGCGAGGAAGAAAGGCAAAATGCCTTTACAAAACCTCCGAGTGATTTAAGCGAATTTGCAAAAGAATCGGAAGTGAAGGACACAAACTTACATGTCACGGTGTATGATATGTTAGGTGCGTTCCAAAAGGTATTGAACCGAAAAAAAATAACGAAACCAGCACCATCTAAGATTACAAGACAAGAAATCCCGATTGAAGACAAAATGAATGAGATTATGAACCATTTAAGAAAAACGAAAAAGCGGACCAATTTCATGACTCTATTTCAACATGATCAAAAGGAGCACCTTGTCGTGACGTTTCTTGCTGTTCTTGAATTGATGAAAAGTCATCAAATCATGTTAGAGCAGGAAGGAAACTTTGAAGACATTTATATAATAGGGAGTGAAACGATTCATGACGCTTGA
- a CDS encoding YjcZ family sporulation protein: MGDGYNFGGGFALIVVLFILLIIVGAAWVY; this comes from the coding sequence ATGGGAGATGGCTATAACTTTGGCGGAGGTTTCGCGCTTATTGTCGTGCTTTTCATCTTGCTGATCATCGTTGGCGCGGCTTGGGTTTATTAA
- a CDS encoding DUF309 domain-containing protein, which translates to MYPEAYVAFLHEFHTTRDYFECHEILEEYWKEDPPEQRKEYWVGFIQLAVALYHQRRGNGKGAKRLISNSLHLLEANRPVLANLGLDDEAFLILLRTLKKKMNEDMPYESVLLPIKDQALLSLCQEMAQKEGLTFGQESNLSHTFLIEKHRLRDRTDVLLERKKQIERKKSRGL; encoded by the coding sequence GTGTATCCTGAAGCGTACGTGGCTTTTTTACATGAATTTCATACGACAAGAGATTATTTTGAGTGTCATGAAATTCTTGAGGAATATTGGAAGGAAGACCCGCCTGAGCAGCGCAAAGAATATTGGGTTGGTTTCATTCAGCTTGCCGTTGCTTTGTATCATCAAAGACGGGGAAATGGAAAAGGGGCAAAACGGCTCATTTCAAACAGCCTCCACTTGCTGGAAGCAAACCGGCCCGTATTAGCGAACCTCGGTCTAGATGATGAGGCGTTTCTCATACTTCTGAGAACGCTAAAGAAGAAAATGAATGAAGACATGCCCTACGAAAGTGTGTTGCTCCCGATCAAAGATCAAGCGCTTCTTTCTTTATGCCAAGAAATGGCTCAAAAAGAAGGACTGACCTTTGGACAGGAGAGCAACTTATCCCACACATTTTTGATCGAAAAACATAGACTGCGTGACCGGACAGATGTATTGCTTGAACGAAAAAAGCAGATCGAACGTAAAAAAAGCAGAGGACTGTAG
- a CDS encoding GNAT family N-acetyltransferase → MLIRYKRSFEKIAMGLLSFMPGEKDVKQLQQTMKSYEMDENRQLFLWKDGEDIVGAIGVLKTDDQVQIEHISVNPSHRDQGIGKEMVLAVEEVFKTKTLIPNELTQGFFHKCHSETN, encoded by the coding sequence ATGTTAATTCGTTATAAGAGGTCTTTTGAAAAAATTGCCATGGGGCTACTCTCCTTCATGCCGGGTGAGAAAGACGTCAAACAGCTTCAGCAGACGATGAAGTCATATGAAATGGATGAAAATCGGCAGCTGTTCCTTTGGAAAGATGGCGAGGATATCGTAGGTGCCATTGGTGTGTTGAAAACAGACGACCAAGTACAAATCGAGCATATTAGTGTGAATCCATCCCATCGAGATCAAGGAATCGGCAAGGAAATGGTTTTAGCCGTGGAAGAGGTATTCAAAACCAAAACACTCATTCCAAATGAATTAACGCAAGGCTTCTTTCATAAGTGTCACAGCGAAACAAATTAA
- the ribH gene encoding 6,7-dimethyl-8-ribityllumazine synthase gives MNTIQGHVVAEGLKFAIVVARFNDFITSKLLDGAEDTLLRHGANGDDIDVVWVPGAFEIPYMAKKLAETKKYDAVITLGTVIRGATTHYDYVCNEAAKGIAQSAMSTGVPIIFGVLTTESIEQAIERAGTKAGNKGSESAAAAIEMANLNRTFR, from the coding sequence ATGAATACAATACAAGGGCATGTAGTAGCAGAAGGACTAAAATTTGCAATCGTCGTCGCGAGATTTAATGACTTTATTACAAGTAAACTGCTTGACGGAGCAGAAGATACATTGCTCAGACACGGAGCAAACGGTGACGATATTGATGTCGTGTGGGTACCGGGTGCTTTTGAAATTCCGTACATGGCAAAAAAACTAGCTGAAACAAAGAAATACGATGCCGTCATTACACTAGGAACCGTAATCCGGGGCGCAACAACTCACTACGATTATGTTTGTAATGAAGCCGCTAAAGGAATTGCTCAAAGTGCCATGTCAACAGGGGTACCGATTATCTTTGGTGTACTAACAACAGAATCCATTGAACAAGCCATCGAAAGAGCCGGCACAAAAGCTGGAAATAAAGGCAGCGAATCGGCTGCAGCTGCCATTGAAATGGCGAATCTCAATCGAACCTTTCGTTAA